In one window of Primulina tabacum isolate GXHZ01 chromosome 8, ASM2559414v2, whole genome shotgun sequence DNA:
- the LOC142554233 gene encoding allene oxide synthase 3-like, with product MSSYISENPSESILPFKEIPGSYGLPFFGPIQDRLDYYYKQGSDEFFRARIKKYNSTVFRMNSPPGPFNARDSKVVVLLDAVSFPVLFDTSKVEKRNIFTGTYMPSTNFNGGYRVCSYLDPSERKHEILKGFILSLLGRLHKQIIPTFRRSVSRLFTDLETELSDKGEANFNAISDKMSFDLLFRLFANTSSYDTSVAGDGNTNLDKWLFFQLAPLVPLNLKFLPKVVEDFLLHTFPLPSFIVKSGYEKVREAFNKAAKELLDEAEKDGISRDEASHNLLFLSGFNAYGGTKILFPALLKYVGTGGSDLHRRLAYEIRTVAAEEGGITLAGINKMSLVKSVVWEALRIEPPVASQYGKAKEDITITSHDASYIIKKGEIIFGYQPLATKDPKIFVDPDKFVADRFVGHGEKLIKYVYWSNGRETDDPTTSNKQCPGKDMVVLFSRLMLVEFFLRYDTFKVEIGKLLLGSSVTFKSLTKAA from the coding sequence ATGTCTTCTTACATTTCTGAGAATCCTTCTGAATCAATTCTTCCATTCAAAGAAATCCCAGGTAGCTATGGGTTACCCTTCTTCGGGCCGATTCAGGACCGTCTAGACTACTACTACAAGCAGGGATCGGATGAGTTCTTCAGGGCCCGAATCAAGAAATACAACTCCACAGTGTTCAGGATGAACAGCCCTCCAGGCCCTTTCAATGCCCGTGATTCTAAAGTCGTTGTTCTTCTTGATGCTGTTAGCTTCCCTGTCCTTTTCGACACGTCGAAAGTCGAAAAGAGAAACATTTTTACGGGCACTTACATGCCATCTACCAATTTCAACGGTGGATATCGCGTTTGTTCATATCTTGATCCTTCGGAAAGAAAACATGAAATCCTCAAGGGATTCATTTTATCATTACTAGGGAGGTTGCACAAGCAAATTATCCCTACATTCCGGAGATCGGTTTCGAGGCTGTTCACCGATCTTGAGACCGAGTTATCTGATAAAGGGGAAGCAAACTTCAATGCCATTAGTGATAAGATGTCGTTCGACCTCTTGTTCCGCTTGTTTGCGAATACGAGCTCGTACGATACAAGTGTTGCTGGAGATGGTAACACAAATCTTGATAAATGGCTGTTTTTCCAGCTTGCACCTTTGGTGCCATTAAACTTGAAGTTTTTGCCAAAAGTTGTGGAGGATTTCCTGCTCCACACATTCCCTTTGCCTTCTTTCATCGTGAAATCGGGGTACGAAAAAGTTCGAGAGGCCTTCAATAAGGCGGCCAAGGAGTTACTCGACGAGGCCGAGAAAGACGGGATCAGCAGGGACGAGGCTTCTCATAACTTACTTTTTCTTTCAGGGTTTAATGCATATGGTGGCACCAAGATTTTATTCCCAGCTTTGCTAAAGTACGTCGGAACCGGTGGATCAGATTTGCATAGGCGTCTAGCCTATGAGATACGGACCGTCGCGGCGGAGGAAGGTGGGATAACCCTAGCGGGGATAAACAAAATGAGCTTGGTAAAATCAGTGGTATGGGAGGCTTTGAGAATCGAGCCTCCTGTTGCATCTCAATATGGTAAGGCTAAAGAGGACATAACAATCACGAGTCACGACGCGTCGTATATCATAAAAAAAGGGGAGATTATTTTCGGGTATCAACCCCTTGCGACTAAGGACCCCAAGATATTTGTCGACCCCGACAAGTTCGTAGCTGATAGGTTCGTCGGACACGGGGAGAAGTTGATCAAGTACGTCTATTGGTCGAACGGGAGAGAAACCGATGACCCAACGACTAGCAACAAGCAATGCCCCGGCAAGGACATGGTGGTTTTGTTCTCAAGATTGATGCTTGTTGAGTTTTTCCTTCGGTATGATACGTTTAAGGTTGAAATTGGGAAGCTCCTTCTAGGGTCATCGGTCACCTTCAAATCCTTGACAAAAGCTGCTTGA
- the LOC142554232 gene encoding mogroside I-E synthase-like isoform X2, whose translation MAADGTRKPRVLVLLYPAQGHISPAAAFSKFLASKGLHITVITTTQLNKSSKFSSSSSSSINIQTISDGSEDNQNQTETFEEYLARLKRCVSQSLAKFLDEQIESGCIAKAIVYDSLMHWVSGIARGRGLLTVPFFTQSCSVCAVYYHLKKGLLKLPYKDPVVPMPALPRRLEVEDLPSFPKIMDPNNTIMNLLADQFSNLEEVDLIFFNTFDKLENEMIEWMSSAWPIKTIGPTISLLQTSEEIYDQKDHMISVFEPTCEACIEWLDSKETNSVLYVSFGSAVSLQKEQMEELAFGLALSNCNFLWVVRSSEENKLPPAFVSNLSDIGFVVEWCSQPRVLAHPSVSCFMTHCGWNSFLEALSVGVPIIGMGQWADQKMNAKFIEDVWNVGTRVESGEFKREEIAKCVAEMVYGDKGKELKANARKWKELVGEAVEKGGSSARNVDDFVTQIFCS comes from the exons ATGGCAGCGGATGGAACTAGAAAGCCACGTGTTCTAGTCCTCCTTTACCCGGCACAAGGTCACATAAGCCCCGCCGCCGCGTTCTCCAAGTTCTTAGCCTCAAAGGGTCTGCACATCACCGTTATAACTACCACACAACTAAACAAATCATCGAAGTTTTCCTCCAGCAGCAGCAGCTCAATCAACATACAAACCATATCCGACGGTTCCGAGGACAATCAGAATCAAACCGAGACATTCGAGGAGTACTTGGCACGTCTCAAGCGATGTGTTTCACAGAGTTTGGCTAAGTTTCTTGACGAACAGATCGAATCTGGTTGTATTGCTAAAGCTATCGTGTATGATTCTTTAATGCATTGGGTTTCGGGCATCGCTCGAGGCCGAGGTTTGCTCACGGTGCCGTTTTTCACGCAGTCTTGTTCTGTTTGTGCTGTATACTACCATTTGAAAAAAGGGTTGTTGAAGCTTCCTTACAAAGATCCTGTCGTGCCAATGCCAGCATTGCCTCGTCGTCTCGAGGTCGAAGACTTGCCCTCTTTTCCCAAGATTATGGATCCTAATAACACCATCATGAACCTTCTTGCTGATCAGTTCTCTAATCTTGAGGAAgtggatttgatctttttcaACACATTTGACAAGCTTGAGAATGAG ATGATTGAGTGGATGTCTAGTGCATGGCCAATAAAGACCATCGGTCCGACGATCTCATTACTACAAACAAGCGAGGAAATTTACGACCAAAAAGATCACATGATTAGTGTCTTTGAGCCAACTTGTGAAGCATGCATAGAATGGCTAGACTCGAAAGAAACAAACTCGGTTCTTTATGTTTCATTTGGAAGTGCGGTTTCCCTTCAAAAAGAACAAATGGAGGAGCTTGCATTTGGCCTAGCATTGAGCAATTGCAATTTCTTGTGGGTTGTAAGATCATCTGAAGAAAACAAGCTCCCTCCAGCTTTTGTTTCGAATTTATCGGATATAGGTTTCGTCGTAGAATGGTGCTCGCAGCCCCGTGTCCTGGCTCATCCCTCTGTCTCGTGTTTTATGACACACTGCGGATGGAATTCTTTTCTCGAGGCGTTGAGTGTGGGCGTGCCGATCATAGGAATGGGGCAATGGGCCGACCAGAAGATGAATGCTAAGTTTATCGAGGATGTTTGGAATGTAGGTACTCGGGTTGAATCCGGTGAATTTAAGAGAGAGGAGATTGCTAAGTGTGTTGCAGAAATGGTGTATGGAGATAAAGGGAAGGAGCTTAAAGCAAATGCTCGTAAGTGGAAGGAATTGGTCGGAGAAGCTGTGGAGAAAGGAGGGAGTTCTGCTAGAAATGTTGATGATTTTGTCACACAAATATTTTGtagttaa
- the LOC142552569 gene encoding allene oxide synthase 3-like — protein MSYYSSANPSASDLPLKEIPGSYGLPLFGAIKDRFDYYYNQGPEEFFRARIKKYNSTVFRVNSPPGPFNAKDSRVVVLLDAVSFPILFDTSKVEKRNVFIGTYMASTHFTGGYRVCAYLDPSESKHEILKGFFLSLLGRLHKEIIPTFRSSVSRLFTDLETELSGKGEANFNPISDKMSFDFLFRLFANKSSYDTSVGGDGNAKLDKWLFLQLAPLITLGLKYLPKCVEDLLLHTFPLPSFLVNSGYEKVREDFDKAAKELLDEAEKDGISRDEASHNLLFLTGFNAYGGTKILFPALLKYVGTGGSELQRRLAEEIRTVVNGEGGITLAGLNKMSLAKSVVWEALRIEPPVTSQYAKAKEDITIMSHDASYVIKKGEIMFGYQPIATKDPKIFVNPNEFVPDRFVGDGEKLIKYVYWSNGRESENPTAGDKQCPAKDMVVLLSRLMLVEFFLRYDRFSVEVGRLLLGSSVTIKSVTKAT, from the coding sequence ATGTCTTATTATTCTTCTGCAAACCCTTCTGCATCAGATCTTCCATTAAAAGAAATCCCAGGTAGTTATGGTTTGCCCCTTTTCGGGGCGATAAAGGACCGTTTCGATTACTATTATAATCAGGGACCGGAAGAGTTCTTCCGGGCCCGAATCAAGAAATACAACTCCACAGTCTTTAGGGTTAACAGCCCTCCAGGCCCTTTCAATGCCAAAGATTCTAGAGTCGTCGTTCTTCTTGATGCTGTTAGTTTCCCTATCCTTTTCGACACGTCGAAAGTCGAAAAGAGAAACGTTTTTATTGGCACTTACATGGCTTCAACTCATTTTACTGGTGGATATCGCGTTTGTGCCTATCTTGATCCTTCGGAATCCAAGCATGAAATCCTCAAGGGATTCTTTTTGTCATTACTAGGGAGGTTGCACAAAGAAATCATCCCCACTTTTCGGAGCTCGGTTTCGAGGCTGTTTACCGATCTTGAGACCGAGTTATCTGGTAAAGGGGAAGCAAACTTCAACCCCATTAGTGATAAGATGTCCTTCGATTTCTTATTCCGTTTGTTTGCTAATAAGAGCTCATATGATACTAGTGTTGGGGGAGATGGTAATGCCAAACTTGATAAGTGGTTGTTTTTGCAGCTTGCACCTTTGATAACATTAGGGTTGAAGTACCTCCCAAAATGTGTGGAGGATCTCTTGCTCCACACATTCCCTTTGCCTTCTTTCCTTGTGAATTCGGGTTATGAAAAAGTTCGAGAGGACTTCGATAAGGCGGCCAAGGAGTTACTCGATGAGGCGGAGAAAGACGGGATCAGCAGAGACGAGGCTTCTCATAACTTACTTTTCCTTACAGGGTTTAATGCATATGGTGGCACCAAGATTTTATTCCCAGCTTTGCTAAAGTACGTCGGAACCGGTGGATCAGAATTACAGAGACGGCTAGCCGAGGAGATCCGTACCGTGGTGAATGGGGAAGGTGGGATAACACTAGCGGGGCTAAACAAGATGAGCTTGGCCAAATCAGTGGTGTGGGAAGCCTTAAGGATTGAGCCTCCTGTCACATCTCAATATGCCAAGGCTAAAGAGGACATAACGATCATGAGCCACGACGCATCGTATGTCataaaaaagggggagattaTGTTTGGATATCAACCCATTGCTACCAAGGACCCCAAGATATTCGTTAACCCTAACGAGTTCGTCCCTGATAGGTTCGTCGGAGACGGGGAGAAGTTAATTAAGTACGTTTATTGGTCGAACGGGAGAGAAAGCGAGAATCCGACGGCTGGCGACAAGCAGTGCCCGGCAAAGGATATGGTAGTGTTGCTATCAAGATTGATGCTTGTTGAGTTTTTCCTTAGATATGATAGGTTTAGTGTGGAAGTTGGGAGGCTTCTGCTAGGATCATCTGTCACGATCAAATCCGTCACCAAAGCCACatga
- the LOC142554803 gene encoding uncharacterized protein LOC142554803 produces the protein MLHVEKVDLVGSERVAETQVGGVRLKEGEHINKSLMVLGYVINKLSGDGKQRELKMTIFIVSFLFYFVIASSISVNLNNIPVLNGSNFKKWKEHVMIVLGCMDLDYTLMEDHPALLTSSGTADQKDNIRGAIPEENDAKKFLTQIADRFAANEKIETSTILNKLVSMRYKEKGNIREYIMEMSNLVTRLKAFKLELSEDIVVHLVLISLPAQFNQFKIRYNTQKEKWTLNELIAQCVQEEERLK, from the exons ATGTTGCACGTGGAGAAG GTTGACTTAGTTGGATCAGAAAGAGTAGCAGAAACTCAGGTTGGTGGAGTTCGTTTGAAGGAAGGAGAACACATTAACAAGAGCCTAATGGTTCTCGGTTATGTTATCAACAAACTAAGCGGGGATGGAAAGCAAAGAGAGTTGAAGAT GACCATATTTATTGTGagttttttgttctattttgtCATAGCATCTTCTATATCTGTCAATCTGAACAACATTCCAGTACTTAATGGCTCAAACTTCAAGAAATGGAAAGAGCATGTTATGATAGTGCTCGGCTGCATGGATTTGGACTATACGTTAATGGAAGATCATCCCGCACTTTTGACCAGTTCAGGAACTGCTGATCAAAAGG ATAATATAAGGGGTGCAATTCCCGAAGAAAATGATGCTAAAAAGTTCCTTACTCAAATAGCAGATCGTTTCGCTGCAAACGAAAAGATCGAGACAAGTACTATTCTGAATAAACTTGTCTCCATGCGGTACAAAGAGAAAGGGAACATAAGGGAGTACATAATGGAAATGTCAAATCTTGTGACTAGACTAAAAGCATTCAAGTTGGAATTGTCGGAAGACATAGTCGTGCATTTAGTCTTGATCTCTCTGCCTGCGcaatttaatcaattcaaaATAAGATATAATACCCAGAAGGAAAAGTGGACTTTGAATGAACTTATTGCGCAATGCGTTCAGGAGGAGGAGAGATTGAAATAA
- the LOC142554232 gene encoding mogroside I-E synthase-like isoform X1, producing the protein MKLAILCFHFLKDINFFPFLGLYLAFLLFDGTLKTSGRRKPSSEEKARTKMAADGTRKPRVLVLLYPAQGHISPAAAFSKFLASKGLHITVITTTQLNKSSKFSSSSSSSINIQTISDGSEDNQNQTETFEEYLARLKRCVSQSLAKFLDEQIESGCIAKAIVYDSLMHWVSGIARGRGLLTVPFFTQSCSVCAVYYHLKKGLLKLPYKDPVVPMPALPRRLEVEDLPSFPKIMDPNNTIMNLLADQFSNLEEVDLIFFNTFDKLENEMIEWMSSAWPIKTIGPTISLLQTSEEIYDQKDHMISVFEPTCEACIEWLDSKETNSVLYVSFGSAVSLQKEQMEELAFGLALSNCNFLWVVRSSEENKLPPAFVSNLSDIGFVVEWCSQPRVLAHPSVSCFMTHCGWNSFLEALSVGVPIIGMGQWADQKMNAKFIEDVWNVGTRVESGEFKREEIAKCVAEMVYGDKGKELKANARKWKELVGEAVEKGGSSARNVDDFVTQIFCS; encoded by the exons atgaaaCTCGCGATACTGTGTTTTCATTTTCTGAAGGAtatcaatttcttcccatttttgGGTTTGTACTTGGCATTTCTTCTGTTTGACGGAACACTAAAG ACTAGTGGGCGGAGAAAACCTAGTAGCGAAGAGAAAGCAAGAACCAAAATGGCAGCGGATGGAACTAGAAAGCCACGTGTTCTAGTCCTCCTTTACCCGGCACAAGGTCACATAAGCCCCGCCGCCGCGTTCTCCAAGTTCTTAGCCTCAAAGGGTCTGCACATCACCGTTATAACTACCACACAACTAAACAAATCATCGAAGTTTTCCTCCAGCAGCAGCAGCTCAATCAACATACAAACCATATCCGACGGTTCCGAGGACAATCAGAATCAAACCGAGACATTCGAGGAGTACTTGGCACGTCTCAAGCGATGTGTTTCACAGAGTTTGGCTAAGTTTCTTGACGAACAGATCGAATCTGGTTGTATTGCTAAAGCTATCGTGTATGATTCTTTAATGCATTGGGTTTCGGGCATCGCTCGAGGCCGAGGTTTGCTCACGGTGCCGTTTTTCACGCAGTCTTGTTCTGTTTGTGCTGTATACTACCATTTGAAAAAAGGGTTGTTGAAGCTTCCTTACAAAGATCCTGTCGTGCCAATGCCAGCATTGCCTCGTCGTCTCGAGGTCGAAGACTTGCCCTCTTTTCCCAAGATTATGGATCCTAATAACACCATCATGAACCTTCTTGCTGATCAGTTCTCTAATCTTGAGGAAgtggatttgatctttttcaACACATTTGACAAGCTTGAGAATGAG ATGATTGAGTGGATGTCTAGTGCATGGCCAATAAAGACCATCGGTCCGACGATCTCATTACTACAAACAAGCGAGGAAATTTACGACCAAAAAGATCACATGATTAGTGTCTTTGAGCCAACTTGTGAAGCATGCATAGAATGGCTAGACTCGAAAGAAACAAACTCGGTTCTTTATGTTTCATTTGGAAGTGCGGTTTCCCTTCAAAAAGAACAAATGGAGGAGCTTGCATTTGGCCTAGCATTGAGCAATTGCAATTTCTTGTGGGTTGTAAGATCATCTGAAGAAAACAAGCTCCCTCCAGCTTTTGTTTCGAATTTATCGGATATAGGTTTCGTCGTAGAATGGTGCTCGCAGCCCCGTGTCCTGGCTCATCCCTCTGTCTCGTGTTTTATGACACACTGCGGATGGAATTCTTTTCTCGAGGCGTTGAGTGTGGGCGTGCCGATCATAGGAATGGGGCAATGGGCCGACCAGAAGATGAATGCTAAGTTTATCGAGGATGTTTGGAATGTAGGTACTCGGGTTGAATCCGGTGAATTTAAGAGAGAGGAGATTGCTAAGTGTGTTGCAGAAATGGTGTATGGAGATAAAGGGAAGGAGCTTAAAGCAAATGCTCGTAAGTGGAAGGAATTGGTCGGAGAAGCTGTGGAGAAAGGAGGGAGTTCTGCTAGAAATGTTGATGATTTTGTCACACAAATATTTTGtagttaa
- the LOC142554235 gene encoding uncharacterized protein LOC142554235, with translation MKMEFCLEEGKQANPNCSTLILPALSIGNVGQLAVDLLISSLKADRIGYLDDPNVLPCVGNDAYTASPGGDLALPLEAYESSSSGLTLVQQRSPVIKGMMIDYAKNMASFAASNGKKHVIILSSLDFGRWKRVDMSSGLQIHYLSSSNTDGSDNDCERFGWNRLQDYSPVQSTWKYLNELAEEGSMPDEDFFLEDLGDDDYYPSLPFAALFSIFKAKGIKVTCLLCYCSEGDNIPEAFYLAEATSKLVGLSQNEIDGGGAGKWTIPFSWQSVYGPPADVSLF, from the exons ATGAAAATGGAGTTCTGTCTCGAAGAAGGGAAGCAAGCGAACCCTAATTGCTCCACTTTAATTCTG CCGGCGCTATCGATTGGAAACGTTGGGCAGCTGGCTGTGGATTTGCTAATATCGTCGCTGAAAGCGGATAGAATCGGCTACTTGGACGATCCCAATGTGCTGCCTTGTGTTGGCAATGATGCTTATACTGCTTCGCCTGGTGGGGACCTCGCTCTCCCTCTCGAAG CTTATGAATCATCGTCTAGTGGGTTAACACTTGTGCAGCAACGCTCTCCTGTTATCAAG GGTATGATGATCGATTACGCGAAGAACATGGCAAGCTTCGCTGCTTCTAATGGAAAGAAGCATGTTATCATACTCTCCAGCTTGGATTTTGGGAGATGGAAAAGAGTTGACATGTCAAG TGGTTTGCAGATTCATTATTTATCTAGTTCCAATACGGATGGAAGTGACAATGACTGTGAAAGGTTTGGGTGGAATAGACTGCAAGATTATAGTCCTGTTCAAAGCACATGGAAGTATCTGAATGAATTAGCTGAAGAGGGGTCAATGCCTGATGAAGATTTTTTCCTTGAGGATCTAGGAGATGATGATTACTACCCAAGTTTGCCTTTTGCTGCTCTTTTTTCCATCTTTAAG GCTAAAGGTATCAAAGTCACTTGCTTACTTTGTTACTGTTCCGAAGGAGATAATATACCTGAAGCTTTTTATTTGGCGGAGGCAACCAGCAAACTTGTGGGACTGAGCCAGAATGAAATTGATG GCGGTGGAGCTGGTAAATGGACCATACCATTTTCATGGCAGAGTGTGTATGGACCTCCAGCAGACGTGAGTTTATTCTAG